The DNA sequence ATTCCTCCAAAGAATCACCCATGGCGTAGATTTAGAATAAGCAGATATCCAAAAAGTTATCCTTATTAACACATATCAAAAATATAAAAACAGGACATTTCTAATTGTGTAAAAATAGGACATTTCTAAATATACTTGACAGCTTAAAAAAAAGACTTGACTTTATAACTTTTTATGATAAAATGTATGAGCAAATGGTCATATACTATATTGGTAAAAAGGAGACTTGCTTATGAGCATCAAAAAAGCACGGCAAATATTAAAGTCTTTTGCTGACGATACGCGTCTGAGAATCATAAATCTGCTGAACAAGAAAGAATTAAGCGTAGCTGAACTCTGTGAAATTCTTAATAAAAATCAGTCAAATCTTTCCAAACATCTCGCGCGATTGCGATTAACCGGCATAGCTGGGGATAGGAGAGAGGGATTTAATGTCTATTATTGTTTATTGAAACCAAAGGAAAAAGCTCATAAGGAATTGCTTAATGCTATTACGATAGGTCTTGCTGAACTGGAGACTTTTAAACAAGATTTAGAAAGGTTAAAGGAGCTAAAGAAGAAACGGACGAAAATAAAATCAACCACCAAAGGAGGTGATAAGAAATGAAGAGGTATATAATGGGAGGGATGGTATTGGCGTTGCTTTTTTTGATGTGCTATGTGTCTGGGGCACCATTAGCTCAAGAAGAGGAACTGCAATATTCCTGGGGCAGAGTGAGTGGCCTATCTTCTAACCAAATTATAGTTAAAGAGTATGATTATGAAAGTGACGAAGAAGTAGACGTTACCTACGCCGTAGATCCAGAAGTTAAAATTGAAAATGTAAACTCACTGGAAGAGATTGCAGTTGGCGATAGTGTGGGAATTAATTTTGTGGTTAGAAATAGCGAGAAGGTGGCCAAGGTTATCATCGTAGAAAAATCATCTTATGAAGAAGAGTACACACCTTCAGAAACATATGAGGAGGAACCCGAAGAGACATACGAGGAAGAACCCGGAGAAGAATATGAGGAAAAACCCGAAGATCTTCCCGAGGAGACAGAATAATATTAAAAAGACAGAAAATAAGGCCTTTTATGGACAGGGCAAATGTACTGATAGATTTACCACGAAAACTATATTTTCCCTTAAATAAATATGGTTACACATTTGAGAGAACCTTAAATACCGAGAACAGATGGGAGAACAAAATAGTATGTAGCATTCTGGACAAAAAATATAGGCGTTACGTTTCCACAACCTATGCGAAGCAAAATGAGTATCTAAGACTTCTTGAGACTACAACTTTTCTAAAGTGCAATGGGAAATTATCTCCTGAAATAGTGAGTGTGTATCCCCCAGATAGAACTATAGTCTGTGACTACATAGGTGAATTTCTATCAGATTATTTGCTAAACAATCCCGCTGATATTTCTTTAAGTTTAACTTCCGTTTTTGATTATCTTAGAGATGTCAATTCTATCAATCAAAGACAGAAGACATTTGTTATCCCTTCCATCGTTAATGTATCAATACAGTTAGCCAAAGAAGTTGGTGGCGATTTTGAATTTTTGCCTAAGAGCAAAGTTATCCTGCCGAAGATTGAAGACTCAGGGCTAAAATTTACTTATGGTTGTGGCATTGAAGACCCTCATATCTGGAATTTTCGGATTGCAAATATCGGAGATAAGATTCAGGCTTTGACTACAGATTTTGATTACTTTTCAGATAGAATAAATTGTTTCTGGGAGTTAGGCTATCTCTATGCCACCTTCAGATGGTTTAAGAAAACCTCATTTTCTCTTGCTCATCGCTCTGAAGAGATACTATCTTCTTTAGTTCAAAACCAGGATTTAAAATCAAAGTTTATGTTCTGGCTGGGAGTTTTGTCCAGCTATTGCGGGTATAGAGACAGTTTGCGCAATCTTATGGTAAACGGCGGAATTAGCAAGCTAAAAGAACAATATAGGATAATTCAACAATTAGATGAGAAGGTCTCATTCCTGGGTAGTAAGCTTCCTCACATCTGACCCACCCAAAATTTACAGTCTTGCGCCATCGGTCTGGCCGGGGCCTACGCGGGGCAAGGCTTCACACCTTTTATCCATCGCAAAAATGTAGTAAGAATAATGTACTTGACAAATTCAACTAGTTATGTTACAATAATTACGCAAATAGTAATATGTGACGATTGTCGTTCCTTAAGGGGGGAAATGTAACATGAAGGACACAAAAGATAAAGAATTGAGTCCTAAAATGGTCCATTTGGTGGAAAAGGCGAAAGAGTTATTTTTCCGTTATGGTATTAAGCGGGTGAGTATTGAAGAGATATGCCGGGAATCCGAGGTAAGCAAAATGACTTTTTATAGATATTTCCCTAGTAAGACTGCCATAGCAAAGCATGTGTTAGAAAGCATATATGGTGAAGGAAGAGAGCGTATAAATAGTATTCTGGCAATGGATGTGCCTTTTGAAGAAAGACTGAAGAAAGTGCTGGTGACCAAAATGGAGTACACTGATGAGTACAGCAGGGAATTCATAAAAGACCTTATGACGGGCAGTGAGCCGGAATTGAAGAAATATATTGAACAAGAGACTAAAAACTTTCTTGATGAGCTCAGGAAAATATTTCTCGATGCCCAGAAAAATGGAGAAATCCGTTCCGATATCAAAGTTGACTTCGTTATTTATATGATGAATGTAATGAAAGAGGTTTTTAAGGACGAGAATCTGCAAAAGCTGTATCCGGATTTTGCTTCATTAATGAAAGATGCATTCAATTTCTTCTATTACGGAGTTTTGAAGAAATAAATATGAAAAAAATATTCTTATTATCTCTTTTCATATTGTTATTATTAAGTGACTATTGCCAAGCGGAAGAGATTATGGTGAATGGGCAGGTTTCGGCCTGGGTTGGCTACAGTGAAGACTTGCAGGGAGGCATAAGGTATATTCCTGAATTGATGGTATCCCATCCCCTGGCTGAAGAAAGTTATATCGATGGCGATATTTCATTGAATGCATATATTTTTGACGAGGATAATGATATCAAACTTTACCGCTTGTGGGCGCGTTACGCGACTTCACAGCTGGAGGTGCGGCTTGGCCTGCAGAAGATAAATTTCGGCCCGGCGAAAATTCTCCGCTCATTGATGTGGTTCGACCAGGTTGATGTTCGCGATCCGTTAGGATTAACCGATGGGGTTTATGGTTTGCTTGGCCGGTATTATTTCCTGAACAATGCGAACATCTGGGTCTGGGGCTTGTATGGCAACGATGAACTTAAAGGACTGGAAACGTTCAAGACAGACGAGGATAGATTGGAATTCGGGGGACGCTTTCAACATCCTGTGCCCCGGGGAGAAATAGCATTCAGTTTTCACCGAAGGTATCTGGACTCTGAGGACTGGAAGAGGAAGATGGCTCCCAAGCCCGAGTTGGCGGGGGGTTCTGAGAACCGCTATGGACTTGATGGTAACTGGGATATAGGTGTGGGTTTATGGTTTGAAGCAGTAGCAGGGAAGATAAATGGAAAGGAGTCTCTCTGGCAGGAGTTTTTGACTGTTGGTACAGATTATACTTTTGCAGTAGGGCCCGGTATCCATGCTTTGTTTGAACATTTTATTGAGTCATCAGGGCCAGAAGTATTCAAGCAGGAGAATGTTAACAGGTTTTCAGCTTTGTCGGTAGATTTCAGCGTAACAATGCTTGATAGTGTCAACGCCATATGGTATTATGACTGGAAAAAGGAGAGAATCTATACATATTTTGACTGGCAGAGGACTTATGATAACTGGCTGATTAATTTGAGCGTTTTTTCCAGCATGGAAGATGAGGCTGGACTGTACGGTGGAACCGGCTTTTTGTGTCTGCTAACATATAACCATTGAAATAAGAAAGGAGAACTAGTATGAATCTGGTAAAAATTGAGAATCTGGTAAAGCGTTATCCTATGGGAAAGAGTCAATTTACCGCGCTAAGAGATATTAATCTTCAATTTGAAAAAGGAGAATTCTGCGGTATTATTGGTCCCAGTGGTTCGGGGAAAACAACTCTCCTGAATATTATCGGTTCGCTCGATATCCCATCTGAGGGAAGTGCTACTGTATTGGGTAAAAAGATAGAGGTGCTGTCTCATAAGGAAGCTGCCCGGCTGCGATGCAGGCATATGGGGTTTATTTTTCAGACGTATAATTTGTTGCCGGTATATACAGTCTTTGAAAATGTTGAGTTTCCCCTGCTTATTATGGGGATGTCTGAAAAAGAAAGAAAGAAGAAAGTGCTGGATGCACTGGAATGGCTGGGCATGACCGATAAGGTTGACTCCCGACCGGCGCAGCTTTCCGGAGGAGAGTCGCAGCGCGTAGCAGTTGCCCGCGCTATTGTGAAACAGCCGGAGCTGGTTCTTGCTGATGAACCTACGGCTAATCTGGATGCTGAAAATTCGTACAACATATTAGAAAGAATGGTTAAATTGAATAAGGAATTGAAGACCACTTTTATTTTTGCCACGCACGATGAGAAGGTAATCGGCTATTTGAAAAGAAAAATCTATTTAGTCGATGGCCAGGTTGCCAAAGATGAAGTTATACATTAAAAAGGGAGAGAAAAAATGTTAGCGTTAAAATTAGCATATCGGAATATCAAGGGAGCCGGTCTTAGAACCTGGCTTAACGTGGCAGTACTTTCCCTTGCTTATGTTCTTATTATCTGGCATCAGGGTATTTTTACGGGAATGCTAAAACATGGCTCCCAGGCAGTGATTGAAGATGAGATTGCCGGCGGTCAATACTGGCACAAGAACTATGACCCCTTTGACCCTCTTTCTTATGATGAGAGCCACGGCCCGATACCGGCAGAGCTTACCGGTTTGATAGAAGATAAAAAAGCCACGCCGATATTAATCAGGCAGGCAGCAATCTATCCTGAAGGAAGGGTTCAAACAGTGCTACTGAAGGGGATTGAGCCGGGACAGACAATTCTGGGAATACCCTCAGCGGGCCTGGAGAAAGAAGAAGACGCATTACCGGTCCTAATTGGAAGACGCATGGCAAGAAGCACTTCTCTTGATATAGGTGACTATTTAACGATTCGCTGGAGAGATGTCAAGGGAACTTTTGATGCTGTGGAAGGCAAGATAGTTGAAATTATGAATACACAAGTACCGACTATGGATAAAAGGCAGTTATGGGTTCCCCTTAAAGAGTTGCAGAAAATGGTCACCCTGAAAGATGAAGCAACCATAATTGTGGTAGGTCAAAATGTTCAAGGCCAACGAGATATATCTGATTGGAAATTCAAGGACCAAAGATTTCTCCTGACTGATATTAATCAGGTGGTAAGGTCAAAAAGAATTAGCGCAGGTATCTTGTATGCTATATTGCTCTTTTTAGCAATGCTGGCAATCTTTGATACGCAGGTTCTATCTATTTTCAAGCGCAGAAAAGAGATAGGCACTCTCATTGCCCTGGGAATGACCCGACTTCAAGTGATAGCTCTATTTACTCTTGAGGGAGCGATGCATGGAATTCTTGCCATTGGTATAGGAGCAATTTATGGAATCCCCTGGATAATCTTTTATAGTAAAACAGGGATGAAGATACCTCAAGCTACAGAAGAGTATGGCTTTGCCCTGGCAGGGAGGTTGTATCCATCATATTCTGTGGGCCTTGTTTTAGGTACTGTATTTATTGTTATGGTAACCGTAACAATCGTAAGTTTCTTGCCCACGAGAAAAATTTCAAAGATGAAGCCAACAGAGGCTTTGAAAGGGAAAATATCATGATTAGATTCTTAATAAAGGGTTTATTGAGAGACCGTTCCCGGAGCCTGTTTCCTGTTTTGATGGTGAGTGCAGGTGCTTTTTTGACTGTATTTCTTTATAGCTTTATGAAAGGCACAATGGATGATTTGGTTAATTCCAATGCTAAATTTGATACAGGTCATGTAAAAATTATGACCCGGGCTTATGAAGAAATGGCTGACCAGATGCCTAATGATCTGGCTCTTTTAGGGGTTAATAGTCTACTTGAACGATTACGAAGTAGTGAAAAAAATATGGTATGGACACCGCGGACCCGTTTCGGAGGGTTGCTGGATATTCCTGATGAGAGGGGCGAGACGCGGGCGCAGGGTCCGGTAATGGGATTGGGAGTAGATTTGCTCAGCCCGGAATCTCAGGAAAAAGATATATTGAATCTAAAGAGTGCCCTGGTGCTGGGAAGACTGCCCCAAAAGAGAAATGAAATATTAATCAGTGAAGAATTTGCTGAAAAATTGGGCGTTGAAATAGGTGAGGTGGCTACTTTAATTAGTTCCACTATGAACGGCGCTATGGCTATATATAATTTCAAAGTTTCCGGGACTGTGCGTTTTGGTATAACAGCAATGGATAGGGGCGCTATTATCGCTGATATTAAAGATGTTCAGTCTGCTCTGGATATGGAGGATGGCGCAAGCGAGATTGTGGGTTATTCTGAAAATATGCTCTACGATGATGATACTATGTTGGCATTAACGCAGAGATTCAATGATAAATTTTTAAGAGATGACGATGATTTTTCTCCTCTAATGCTAAGTTTGAGCCAGCATAGTGGGCTCGGAGAATATCTCGATTTGGTTGATGTTTTTGGAGGGATAATAGTTCTCATTTTCGTAGTGGTGATGTCTATTGTTCTCTGGAATTCCGGTTTGATAAATGGTCTTCGTCGTTACGGTGAGATAGGTGTTCGCCTGGCTATGGGAGAACCTAAAGGGAGTCTCTACCGCTGGATGATTTATGAATCAATCATCATCGGTTTTATCGGTTCTAGCCTGGGAACAGTGCTCGGTTTAGCGATTTCCTATTACCTGCAATATACAGGAATCGATTTTGCAGCTGTGATGCAAAAATCTACTATGCTTATATCTAATGTTATGCGGGCGCGGGTAACAGGATGGAGTTATGTTATTGGATTCGCGCCCGGTCTTGTTGCCTCGGTGGTGGGCACGATGTTTGCGGGAATTGGAATTTACAGGAGACAGACTGCACAATTATTTAAGGAGTTAGAAGTATGAGAAAATTGATTCTTATTATCTTGCTAATAAATTGTACTCTCCTTTATGGACAGGAGCCATCGGGAAAAGCTATTCTGGAAAGAGTGGACGATAATTATACCGCAGAAAACCGCAGGGCTACCTCTACGATGGTGATAAAAGGTCGCCGGGCAACCCGCACGTTGCAGGCTGAATCCTGGATACAGGGTGTGGACAGAGCTTTTACCGAGTACCTTTCGCCTGCCCGGGAGAGAGGGACAAAAATGCTCAAGATTGGTGACGAATTATGGATTTACTCGCCTGCAACAGACCGCACGATTAAAATAGCCGGCCACATGTTGAAGCGTTCTGTGATGGGTTCTGACTTATCATATGAGGATTATATGGAAGATCCAAGACTGAGTAATATGTATAATGCGGAATTAACCGGGGATGAGAATATAGATGGCCGCGATTGCCATATTCTTGAACTTTCGGCAAAGAAGGAAGGTATAGCTTACTACCGGCGAAAAATGTGGGTGGATAAGGAGCGGTATCTTCCCCTGAAGGAAGAGCTTTTTGCCAAGAGCGGCAAACTTTTGAAAAGATTTGTTATCAAGGAAGTGTTTAAGGTGGGAAAGCGGTGGTATCCCAAGAGAATGGTCTTTAAAGACGTATTAAAGAAAGGAGAAGGAACAGAATTCATCATCGATTCCGTTGAGTTCGATGTGGAGATACCCGAATACATTTTCTCCAAAGCCTCCCTGCGTAAATGATATATACCCGCCACGCAAAATCACAAAAAAGAACTTGATTTTTGTCTTTTTGTCGTGTAGTATTAAGTCACGATATGAAGGAGAAGAGGAGTTATTTAATAGACTATGGAAGAAAAATTAGAAAGGAAACTTGGTCTGCTCGATGTCTTCTCTATTGCTTCCGGGGCAATGATTAGTTCGGGATTATTTATTTTGCCCGCTCTGGCATATGCAAAGACTGGACCTGCTGTGGTCTTCTCTTATATTTTAGCTGGCATTCTCATCTTGCCGGCAATGCTTGCCAAGGCGGAACTGGCTACTGCTATGCCTAAAGCAGGGGGAGTCTATTTTTTTATTGAGAGAAGCATGGGAGCTCCCATAGGTACCATCGGGGGACTTGCCAGTTGGTTTTCCTTGAGTTTTAAGAGCGCCTTTGCCCTTGTGGGAATAGGCATATTTGCTATGCTGATTAACCCCGGTATTACAGGGACACAAATAAGACTTATTGCTATAGGATGCTGTCTCTTGTTTATGT is a window from the bacterium genome containing:
- a CDS encoding ABC transporter ATP-binding protein, which codes for MNLVKIENLVKRYPMGKSQFTALRDINLQFEKGEFCGIIGPSGSGKTTLLNIIGSLDIPSEGSATVLGKKIEVLSHKEAARLRCRHMGFIFQTYNLLPVYTVFENVEFPLLIMGMSEKERKKKVLDALEWLGMTDKVDSRPAQLSGGESQRVAVARAIVKQPELVLADEPTANLDAENSYNILERMVKLNKELKTTFIFATHDEKVIGYLKRKIYLVDGQVAKDEVIH
- a CDS encoding metalloregulator ArsR/SmtB family transcription factor, with translation MSIKKARQILKSFADDTRLRIINLLNKKELSVAELCEILNKNQSNLSKHLARLRLTGIAGDRREGFNVYYCLLKPKEKAHKELLNAITIGLAELETFKQDLERLKELKKKRTKIKSTTKGGDKK
- a CDS encoding FtsX-like permease family protein, which codes for MLALKLAYRNIKGAGLRTWLNVAVLSLAYVLIIWHQGIFTGMLKHGSQAVIEDEIAGGQYWHKNYDPFDPLSYDESHGPIPAELTGLIEDKKATPILIRQAAIYPEGRVQTVLLKGIEPGQTILGIPSAGLEKEEDALPVLIGRRMARSTSLDIGDYLTIRWRDVKGTFDAVEGKIVEIMNTQVPTMDKRQLWVPLKELQKMVTLKDEATIIVVGQNVQGQRDISDWKFKDQRFLLTDINQVVRSKRISAGILYAILLFLAMLAIFDTQVLSIFKRRKEIGTLIALGMTRLQVIALFTLEGAMHGILAIGIGAIYGIPWIIFYSKTGMKIPQATEEYGFALAGRLYPSYSVGLVLGTVFIVMVTVTIVSFLPTRKISKMKPTEALKGKIS
- a CDS encoding FtsX-like permease family protein; protein product: MIRFLIKGLLRDRSRSLFPVLMVSAGAFLTVFLYSFMKGTMDDLVNSNAKFDTGHVKIMTRAYEEMADQMPNDLALLGVNSLLERLRSSEKNMVWTPRTRFGGLLDIPDERGETRAQGPVMGLGVDLLSPESQEKDILNLKSALVLGRLPQKRNEILISEEFAEKLGVEIGEVATLISSTMNGAMAIYNFKVSGTVRFGITAMDRGAIIADIKDVQSALDMEDGASEIVGYSENMLYDDDTMLALTQRFNDKFLRDDDDFSPLMLSLSQHSGLGEYLDLVDVFGGIIVLIFVVVMSIVLWNSGLINGLRRYGEIGVRLAMGEPKGSLYRWMIYESIIIGFIGSSLGTVLGLAISYYLQYTGIDFAAVMQKSTMLISNVMRARVTGWSYVIGFAPGLVASVVGTMFAGIGIYRRQTAQLFKELEV
- a CDS encoding outer membrane lipoprotein-sorting protein, which produces MRKLILIILLINCTLLYGQEPSGKAILERVDDNYTAENRRATSTMVIKGRRATRTLQAESWIQGVDRAFTEYLSPARERGTKMLKIGDELWIYSPATDRTIKIAGHMLKRSVMGSDLSYEDYMEDPRLSNMYNAELTGDENIDGRDCHILELSAKKEGIAYYRRKMWVDKERYLPLKEELFAKSGKLLKRFVIKEVFKVGKRWYPKRMVFKDVLKKGEGTEFIIDSVEFDVEIPEYIFSKASLRK
- a CDS encoding TetR/AcrR family transcriptional regulator, with translation MKDTKDKELSPKMVHLVEKAKELFFRYGIKRVSIEEICRESEVSKMTFYRYFPSKTAIAKHVLESIYGEGRERINSILAMDVPFEERLKKVLVTKMEYTDEYSREFIKDLMTGSEPELKKYIEQETKNFLDELRKIFLDAQKNGEIRSDIKVDFVIYMMNVMKEVFKDENLQKLYPDFASLMKDAFNFFYYGVLKK